From a single Buchnera aphidicola (Cinara cf. splendens/pseudotsugae 3390) genomic region:
- a CDS encoding complex I subunit 4 family protein — protein sequence MILLIFLLAPLLGAALTLATSFIDNRIPRYIAISSTVICLLTSLFCYYNYSVFQGNSSTNTFMVIFYKSWFQQYGISIYLGLDKLSLLMVFLTSLMGVCSIYCEWNTSEKTGVYYFFLLLILLGMFGVFLSVDMFLFFVFWEIMLIPMYFLIISRNDSLTEHHDVIRVARKFFIYSQISGMCLLWFILNIVCMYHSNYGIWTFNYFILKKLHMSFYTEFFLICSLLLSLIIKMPLFPFHSWLPDTQEFISTSGSVDLVGILLKPAIYGLLRFYLVFFPHTSRIFSFFCIVAGLFSMFYGAVMAFSQTNIKRLLAYSSISSMGVIFAALNSQTVFLQNGIVLYLFSYIISMAALLIITGKIFVHIKTQNILNMQRICSCMNFIPVFFLFFSFSLLNIPLTGNFSGEFLMLFSIFTFNPFLGCLFIFGLFFSSIYSLRMMQYVCYGSKKFFVLPNELNIFDFIILILYTFLILFTGLFPTLFLKFIYFIS from the coding sequence ATGATACTTTTGATTTTTTTATTAGCACCACTTTTAGGTGCTGCGCTCACTTTGGCAACAAGTTTTATAGATAATCGAATTCCTCGTTATATAGCTATTTCTTCTACAGTTATTTGTTTATTAACGTCTTTATTTTGTTATTATAATTATAGTGTATTTCAAGGGAATTCTTCTACGAATACATTTATGGTTATATTTTATAAGTCTTGGTTTCAACAATATGGAATTTCCATTTATTTAGGTTTAGATAAATTATCATTACTGATGGTTTTTTTAACTTCTTTGATGGGTGTATGTTCTATATATTGTGAATGGAATACTTCTGAAAAAACAGGAGTATATTATTTTTTCTTATTATTAATTTTGTTAGGAATGTTCGGTGTTTTTTTGTCTGTAGATATGTTTTTATTTTTTGTGTTTTGGGAAATTATGTTAATTCCTATGTATTTTTTGATTATTTCTAGAAATGATTCGTTAACTGAACATCATGATGTTATTCGGGTTGCTCGAAAATTTTTTATATATTCACAAATTTCTGGTATGTGTTTGTTGTGGTTTATTTTAAATATAGTTTGCATGTATCATAGTAATTATGGTATTTGGACATTTAATTATTTTATTTTAAAGAAATTGCATATGTCTTTTTACACTGAATTTTTTTTAATATGTAGTTTGCTGTTATCTTTAATAATAAAAATGCCACTGTTTCCTTTTCATAGCTGGTTACCGGATACTCAGGAATTTATTTCTACTTCAGGATCTGTAGATTTAGTGGGAATTTTATTGAAACCAGCTATATATGGATTATTACGATTTTATTTAGTTTTTTTTCCACATACATCTCGTATTTTTTCCTTTTTTTGCATAGTTGCTGGTTTATTTTCTATGTTTTACGGTGCTGTGATGGCTTTTTCTCAAACGAATATAAAGCGGTTGCTAGCATACTCTTCTATTTCTAGCATGGGGGTTATTTTTGCAGCTTTAAATAGTCAGACTGTTTTTTTACAGAATGGTATTGTTTTGTATTTGTTTTCTTATATTATTTCTATGGCTGCATTGTTAATTATTACTGGAAAAATATTTGTTCATATTAAGACTCAAAATATTTTAAATATGCAAAGAATATGTTCTTGTATGAATTTCATACCTGTATTTTTTTTATTTTTTTCTTTTTCTTTATTAAATATACCTCTTACAGGAAATTTTAGTGGTGAATTTTTGATGTTATTTAGTATTTTTACATTTAATCCTTTTTTAGGTTGTTTGTTTATTTTTGGTTTGTTTTTTTCATCTATTTATTCGTTAAGGATGATGCAGTATGTATGTTATGGTTCTAAAAAGTTCTTTGTATTACCAAATGAATTAAATATTTTTGATTTTATCATATTAATATTGTATACGTTTTTGATACTCTTCACAGGTTTATTTCCTACACTTTTTCTAAAATTTATATATTTTATTTCATAG
- a CDS encoding NADH-quinone oxidoreductase subunit N has product MIRLLDTIIPIIPILLLIFSTMVVFYVSCYSKSIYSGCIISAISIFCGMLIVLYSRIFMIEYVSELIKIDKYSYFFIFMILLSSLYTCIFVYPWLLNKNFYKIEFYLFILLSSLGGILVSISCHFATLFVGIELLFFPMLGILMFFSKHKNHFFSILTYLVLSIFSSAILLLGCSFVYLVSGRLCFSFFKYIFIYYPSIMYSSMMLYGISMIMLSIFFKLSLFPLHTWSPDIYQYTNSCSLLYFSTVTKISILSCLLRLFYYIPYIVKIQSLYLALYYMAIFSILLGNIASVFQKKEQRLIGYLSISNFGLMLMLMLTYPYPEYTYMIKHICIYIFGYLLGLIGFFSVKSIIDFNIIGNDIDNVQNISLIGLSLHNPLLGSVMTIIFLSLSGFPLTLGFWGKFFVLKHLLYKRFFMTTILIMLSSIMGIYSYLNIIHSLYCKPIFVSKKVFLVHINMTIMQKFLIVLIGITLMVFGLFPQIFFKIF; this is encoded by the coding sequence ATGATTAGATTACTTGATACCATTATTCCGATAATACCAATTTTATTGTTAATTTTTTCTACTATGGTAGTATTTTACGTTTCTTGTTATAGCAAAAGTATATATTCAGGATGTATAATTTCTGCAATCAGTATTTTTTGTGGTATGTTGATCGTTTTATATTCAAGAATATTTATGATAGAATATGTTTCTGAATTAATTAAAATTGATAAATATTCGTATTTTTTTATTTTTATGATATTGTTATCAAGTTTATATACCTGTATTTTTGTATATCCTTGGCTATTAAATAAAAATTTTTATAAAATAGAATTTTATTTATTTATTTTATTATCCTCTTTAGGAGGGATTTTAGTATCTATTTCATGTCATTTTGCTACTTTGTTTGTAGGAATAGAATTATTATTTTTTCCTATGTTGGGTATCTTGATGTTTTTTTCAAAACACAAAAATCATTTTTTCTCTATTTTAACATACTTAGTATTGTCAATTTTTTCTTCTGCAATATTATTATTAGGGTGTTCTTTTGTATACCTAGTTTCAGGTAGGTTATGTTTTTCTTTTTTTAAATATATATTTATATATTATCCTTCTATTATGTATAGTAGTATGATGTTGTATGGAATTAGTATGATTATGTTATCTATTTTTTTTAAATTGTCTTTATTTCCTTTACATACTTGGTCTCCTGATATATATCAATATACTAATTCATGTTCTTTACTGTATTTTTCTACTGTCACTAAAATTTCTATCTTGTCCTGTTTATTACGTCTATTCTATTATATTCCTTATATAGTAAAAATACAGTCACTATACTTAGCTTTATATTATATGGCTATTTTTTCTATTCTTCTAGGAAATATAGCATCTGTTTTTCAAAAAAAAGAGCAGAGATTAATTGGATATTTATCTATTTCTAATTTTGGTTTAATGTTAATGTTAATGTTAACGTATCCTTATCCTGAATATACATATATGATAAAACATATCTGTATATATATTTTTGGTTATTTATTAGGATTGATTGGTTTTTTTAGTGTTAAAAGTATTATAGATTTTAATATTATTGGCAATGATATTGATAATGTTCAAAATATTTCTTTAATAGGATTATCATTACACAATCCCCTTTTAGGAAGCGTGATGACAATAATTTTTTTGTCTTTATCTGGGTTTCCTTTAACCCTAGGATTTTGGGGAAAATTTTTTGTTTTAAAACATTTATTGTATAAACGTTTTTTTATGACAACTATTTTAATAATGTTAAGTAGTATAATGGGGATATATAGTTATTTAAACATAATTCATAGTTTATATTGTAAACCTATTTTTGTATCTAAAAAAGTTTTTTTGGTTCACATAAATATGACTATAATGCAGAAATTTTTAATCGTATTGATTGGAATCACTCTAATGGTTTTTGGATTGTTTCCACAGATATTTTTTAAAATATTTTAA
- a CDS encoding tetratricopeptide repeat protein, producing the protein MIDLYNIDFSQISLCEIMIKIMADIRDDFSEEKTMNICKEKIQEALLFIPNKLTEKKKIEKLLFLFYKIWKFGSSVAVYKLSDMIWLDKVILSNQGSSFSLGIILIYIASHLNILITPIIFPTQLILKFKNPEKKFFYIDPINGDIINKHTLKIWLKGNISPSAELTNNYLQDSQPLTVTQKILDILKVALLEEKSIELALNVSNILLRLKPKDPYEIRDRGLIFSQLNCYHIAISDLLYFIEKCPEDPISDIIKMQIHSIEQKKITFH; encoded by the coding sequence ATGATAGATTTATATAATATTGATTTTTCTCAAATATCTTTATGTGAGATTATGATAAAAATTATGGCAGATATTCGTGATGATTTTTCTGAAGAAAAAACTATGAATATTTGTAAAGAAAAAATTCAAGAAGCTTTATTATTTATTCCTAACAAACTGACAGAAAAAAAAAAGATAGAAAAATTACTATTCTTATTTTATAAAATTTGGAAATTTGGTAGTTCTGTTGCAGTATATAAATTATCTGACATGATATGGTTAGATAAAGTAATATTATCTAATCAAGGTAGTTCTTTTTCTTTAGGAATAATATTGATATATATTGCTAGTCATTTGAATATACTGATTACTCCTATAATTTTTCCAACACAGTTAATTTTAAAATTTAAAAATCCAGAAAAAAAATTTTTTTATATTGATCCAATTAATGGAGATATAATAAATAAACATACTTTAAAAATATGGTTAAAAGGTAATATTAGTCCTTCTGCAGAATTAACAAATAATTATTTACAAGATTCTCAACCATTAACAGTAACTCAAAAAATTTTAGATATTTTAAAAGTTGCTTTACTAGAAGAAAAAAGTATTGAATTAGCTCTAAATGTAAGTAATATCTTGTTAAGATTGAAACCTAAGGACCCATATGAAATTCGAGATAGAGGATTAATTTTTTCTCAACTAAATTGTTATCATATAGCTATTTCAGATTTATTATATTTTATTGAAAAGTGTCCTGAGGACCCGATTAGTGATATAATAAAAATGCAAATTCATTCTATTGAGCAAAAAAAAATTACTTTCCATTAA
- the pta gene encoding phosphate acetyltransferase, with product MKNYIEKFKLFLQKKASSKVRKIVFPEGNDIKIIEAASICSQLNISKCILLGNYDYINNFATKNNFFLNKNIKIIDPDEIRKDYVLNLFHLRKNKDICNVEQASNLLCNNIILSLMMLHNSDVDGVVAGITHSTADIVRPTFQLIQNNHKNSFVSSVFLMLFSNKVLVYGDCAINKYPDENVLAKIAIQSANTARSVGIFPKIAMLSYSTDTSGSGKSVDRIRQAISIVKNIQPDLLIDGPMQYDTAVSSEIAQKKFPDSSVAGRATVLIFPDLNSGNITYKAVQQSSGIISIGPILQGLRKPVNDLSRGATVQDIVYTTAMTVIQSF from the coding sequence ATGAAAAATTATATAGAGAAATTTAAATTATTTCTACAAAAAAAAGCTAGCTCTAAGGTTAGAAAAATTGTTTTTCCTGAAGGTAATGATATAAAAATTATTGAAGCGGCTTCTATATGTAGTCAATTAAATATTTCGAAATGCATTTTGTTAGGAAATTATGACTATATTAATAATTTTGCTACAAAAAATAATTTTTTTTTAAATAAAAATATTAAAATTATTGATCCTGATGAAATTCGAAAAGATTACGTGCTGAATTTATTTCATTTGAGAAAAAATAAAGATATATGCAATGTAGAACAAGCTTCTAATTTATTATGTAATAATATAATATTATCATTAATGATGTTACATAATAGTGACGTAGATGGTGTTGTAGCAGGAATAACACATTCTACGGCTGATATTGTACGACCAACTTTTCAGTTAATACAAAATAATCATAAAAATTCATTTGTATCATCAGTTTTTTTGATGCTTTTTTCAAATAAAGTTTTAGTATATGGAGACTGTGCTATTAATAAATATCCAGATGAAAATGTATTAGCAAAAATAGCAATTCAATCTGCTAATACAGCGAGATCTGTTGGAATATTTCCAAAAATAGCAATGTTATCATATTCTACTGATACTTCAGGTTCAGGAAAATCTGTGGATAGGATTAGACAAGCAATCAGTATAGTAAAGAATATTCAGCCAGATTTATTAATTGACGGACCTATGCAATATGATACTGCTGTTTCGTCTGAAATAGCACAGAAAAAATTTCCTGATTCTTCAGTAGCTGGTCGAGCTACTGTTTTAATATTTCCTGATTTAAATTCTGGAAACATTACATACAAAGCTGTTCAACAATCTTCTGGGATTATATCAATTGGACCAATTTTACAAGGTTTACGAAAACCTGTAAATGATTTATCTCGAGGAGCAACTGTTCAGGATATTGTATATACTACTGCTATGACTGTTATTCAGTCTTTTTGA
- the prfA gene encoding peptide chain release factor 1 — protein MKKSIILKLQNVIKRYSELESLLSSDYSVFDKKKFSVLSKERAELFELRESFLSWLNIKSDIKSNKALLQDSVIGKLAEEELCILLKKKKEIEKKIKKLLIPTDPFDQNSCFIEIRAATGGLEAAIFSGELCKMYMRYADLKAWRVSIINMHAGEQGGYKVIVLKVTGIGVCKCLKFESGGHRVQRVPQTESQGRIHTSTCTVAIMPEVPKSKEIILNIADLKIDTFRSSGAGGQHVNTTDSAVRITHIPTGNVVECQDERSQHKNKEKALSVLSAKIYSEINAKEALENSLMRKNLLGTGSRSDRNRTYNFPQNRVTDHRINLTLYRLSEILLGKLDLLIEPLLQEYQADLLLMME, from the coding sequence ATGAAAAAATCAATAATTTTAAAATTACAAAATGTAATAAAAAGATATTCTGAATTAGAATCTTTATTATCTTCTGATTATTCAGTATTTGATAAAAAAAAATTTTCTGTTTTATCAAAAGAACGAGCAGAATTATTTGAATTACGTGAATCATTTTTGTCATGGTTAAATATAAAATCAGATATAAAGAGCAATAAAGCATTATTACAAGATTCTGTTATTGGTAAATTAGCAGAAGAAGAGTTATGTATTTTATTAAAAAAAAAAAAGGAAATTGAAAAAAAAATAAAAAAATTATTAATTCCTACTGATCCATTTGATCAAAATAGTTGTTTTATTGAAATTAGAGCTGCTACAGGAGGATTAGAAGCTGCTATTTTTTCTGGAGAATTATGTAAAATGTATATGAGATATGCTGATTTAAAAGCTTGGAGAGTAAGCATTATTAATATGCATGCAGGAGAACAAGGTGGTTACAAAGTAATTGTTTTAAAAGTTACAGGAATTGGTGTTTGTAAATGTTTAAAGTTTGAATCTGGGGGTCATAGAGTTCAGAGAGTTCCACAAACAGAATCACAAGGTCGTATACATACTTCAACATGTACAGTGGCAATTATGCCCGAAGTTCCTAAATCAAAAGAAATTATATTAAATATTGCTGATTTAAAAATTGATACATTTCGTTCTTCAGGAGCAGGAGGGCAACATGTTAACACAACAGATTCTGCTGTTCGTATTACACATATTCCAACTGGTAATGTAGTTGAATGTCAAGATGAACGTTCTCAGCATAAAAATAAAGAAAAGGCTTTGTCAGTTTTATCTGCTAAAATTTATTCTGAAATTAATGCAAAAGAAGCATTAGAAAATTCATTAATGAGAAAAAATTTATTAGGTACAGGTTCTAGGTCGGATCGAAACAGAACATATAATTTTCCTCAAAATCGAGTAACTGATCATCGTATTAATTTAACATTATATCGTTTGAGTGAAATTTTATTAGGTAAATTAGATTTATTAATAGAACCTTTATTGCAAGAATATCAAGCAGATTTATTATTAATGATGGAATAG
- a CDS encoding ribose-phosphate pyrophosphokinase, with protein sequence MEKIKLFSGNSVPHLAKKIAKNLNTTIGEATVSKFSDGEISIQIHENIRGSDVFLIQSTCSPTNDNVMELIIMIDALRRASAGRITAVIPYFGYARQDRRIRSSRVPITAKVIADFLSNVGVDRILTIDLHAEQIQGFFDVPIDNILSSMLLLKELSKINFLNPVFVSPDIGGIIRTRTIAKLLNDSDMAIIDKRRPNVNVSQVMNIIGQIKNRDCILIDDIIDTGITLCKAAQALKKNGARNIYAYATHPIFSGLATQNIINSCIDKIIVCDTIPVSKKIKNLKKTKIITVSAILAEAIQRINKEESISEMFIY encoded by the coding sequence ATGGAAAAAATCAAATTATTTTCTGGAAATTCAGTTCCACATTTAGCGAAAAAAATTGCTAAAAATTTAAATACTACAATAGGAGAAGCTACTGTAAGTAAGTTTAGTGATGGAGAAATAAGTATACAAATTCACGAAAACATCAGAGGATCTGATGTTTTTTTAATACAGTCAACGTGTTCGCCTACAAATGACAACGTAATGGAATTAATTATCATGATAGATGCATTAAGACGTGCATCTGCTGGACGTATAACTGCTGTAATTCCATACTTTGGATATGCTCGACAAGACAGAAGAATTCGATCATCTAGGGTACCCATCACAGCTAAAGTAATTGCTGATTTTTTATCAAATGTCGGAGTAGATCGCATTCTTACGATTGATTTACATGCTGAACAAATTCAAGGATTTTTTGATGTTCCAATAGATAATATTTTAAGCAGTATGTTGTTATTAAAAGAATTATCAAAAATTAATTTTTTAAATCCAGTATTTGTGTCGCCAGATATTGGTGGAATTATTAGAACACGTACTATTGCTAAATTATTGAATGATTCTGACATGGCAATTATTGACAAACGTCGACCGAACGTAAATGTTTCTCAAGTAATGAATATCATTGGACAAATAAAAAATAGAGATTGCATCTTAATTGATGACATAATAGATACAGGTATTACTCTATGTAAAGCTGCGCAAGCGCTTAAAAAAAATGGTGCTCGTAATATTTATGCATATGCTACGCATCCTATTTTTTCGGGCTTAGCTACTCAAAATATAATAAATTCATGTATAGATAAAATTATAGTATGTGATACTATTCCAGTATCTAAAAAAATTAAAAATTTAAAAAAAACAAAAATAATAACAGTATCTGCGATACTAGCAGAAGCTATTCAACGAATTAATAAAGAAGAATCAATTTCAGAAATGTTTATTTATTAA
- a CDS encoding acetate/propionate family kinase, which produces MKKKLILVLNCGSSSVKFSVIDPILEINYLDGMVDILNSKISLIIKNLIKNTTLFKEFEKMDSYEKLIKLIFTTLLCKYKNYLDDVVGIGHRVVHGGPFLKKSMIINSDILLKIKQSSIFAPLHNPFHVAAIKIALKIMPILQYNNVVVFDTAFHQTIPKKAFLYAIPYKFYKNYSIRRYGAHGINHFYVLKKSSLILKKPINCLNIISCHLGSGSSITAIVNGQSVDTSMGLTPLEGLVMGTRCGDIDPYVIFYMVNELNIPVKEVQQILTKESGVLGISSMTSDFRKLEEKYYTHKQAKLSINIFCYRISKYISGYSSLMQGRLDAIVFTGGIGENSSFIRQKIIHKLSLLNLFIDVKKNKKNYKKNIFINSMNSIPILVIPANENQIIAQETYDLVV; this is translated from the coding sequence ATGAAAAAAAAATTAATTTTAGTGTTAAATTGCGGTAGTTCTTCTGTCAAATTTTCAGTCATTGATCCGATTTTAGAAATAAATTATCTAGATGGAATGGTAGATATTTTAAATTCTAAAATATCTTTAATAATTAAAAATTTAATTAAAAATACGACATTATTTAAAGAATTCGAAAAAATGGATTCATATGAAAAGTTAATTAAATTAATTTTTACTACATTATTATGTAAATATAAAAATTATTTAGATGATGTAGTAGGCATTGGACATCGAGTAGTACATGGAGGACCTTTTTTAAAAAAATCTATGATTATCAATTCTGATATTTTATTAAAAATTAAACAATCATCTATTTTTGCTCCTCTACACAATCCTTTTCACGTAGCTGCTATTAAAATAGCTCTAAAGATTATGCCAATATTACAATATAATAATGTAGTAGTATTCGATACTGCTTTTCATCAAACTATACCTAAGAAAGCATTTTTATACGCTATTCCTTATAAATTTTATAAGAATTATTCTATTCGTCGGTATGGTGCGCATGGAATTAATCATTTTTATGTTTTAAAGAAGAGTTCTTTGATATTAAAGAAACCTATAAATTGTTTAAATATTATTAGTTGTCATTTAGGAAGTGGATCCTCGATTACAGCTATAGTAAATGGTCAATCAGTAGACACTTCCATGGGTTTGACTCCTCTAGAAGGACTGGTTATGGGAACGCGCTGCGGAGATATTGATCCATATGTAATTTTTTATATGGTCAATGAATTAAATATTCCTGTTAAAGAAGTACAACAAATACTGACTAAAGAATCCGGAGTTTTAGGAATTAGCTCTATGACTAGTGATTTTAGAAAATTAGAAGAAAAATATTATACACATAAACAAGCAAAGTTATCTATTAATATTTTTTGTTATCGTATTTCTAAATATATTAGTGGATATTCTTCGTTAATGCAAGGAAGACTAGATGCAATTGTTTTTACTGGAGGTATTGGGGAAAATTCTAGCTTTATTCGTCAAAAAATTATACATAAATTGTCTTTATTGAATTTATTTATTGACGTAAAGAAAAATAAAAAAAATTACAAAAAAAATATATTTATAAATTCTATGAATAGTATACCTATACTTGTTATACCAGCAAATGAGAATCAAATTATTGCTCAAGAAACGTATGATTTAGTTGTATAG
- the prmC gene encoding peptide chain release factor N(5)-glutamine methyltransferase: MNIKTWLCISKKKLINSLTPQLDSEILICYVLKYSKKKLFLNYNTIINCNDLLILNHLLYRRILGEPIAYIINKKEFWSLSLFVSPSVLIPRPDTELLIELVMSHVYLRNEFILDLGTGSGSIALALAYEYPLCKIIGIDNSLSALSIAKYNARKLNINNVFFMYSDWFSHVPLRKFYIIVCNPPYLSRKDFYKTTQDLVFEPYNSLVSGTCGIECIQHIITNAYRHLTSIGWLYIEHCYKQTNVVRKIFKNNFFIKISSVKDYSNRKRVTFGCLLKK; encoded by the coding sequence ATGAATATTAAAACGTGGTTGTGTATTTCTAAAAAAAAATTAATTAATAGTTTAACGCCTCAATTAGATTCAGAAATATTAATATGTTACGTATTAAAATATTCAAAAAAAAAACTATTTTTAAATTATAACACAATTATTAATTGTAATGATTTATTAATATTAAACCATTTACTGTATAGAAGAATATTAGGAGAACCCATTGCATATATTATTAATAAAAAAGAATTTTGGTCATTATCTTTATTTGTTTCTCCTTCTGTATTAATTCCTAGACCTGATACAGAATTGTTGATTGAATTAGTTATGTCGCATGTTTATCTAAGAAACGAATTTATTTTAGATTTAGGAACAGGTAGTGGATCTATTGCCTTAGCCCTAGCTTATGAATATCCTTTGTGTAAAATTATAGGTATTGATAATAGTTTAAGCGCCTTATCTATAGCGAAGTATAATGCGCGAAAATTAAACATTAATAACGTTTTTTTTATGTACAGTGACTGGTTTTCACATGTTCCTCTTAGAAAGTTTTATATAATTGTTTGTAATCCTCCTTATTTATCTAGAAAAGATTTTTATAAAACTACACAAGATTTGGTATTTGAACCATATAACTCTTTAGTTTCTGGAACATGTGGAATAGAATGTATACAGCATATTATAACCAATGCATATAGACATCTTACTTCTATAGGTTGGTTGTACATAGAACATTGTTATAAACAAACCAATGTAGTCAGAAAAATTTTTAAAAATAATTTTTTTATAAAAATATCTTCTGTGAAAGATTATTCTAATCGTAAAAGAGTTACTTTCGGTTGTTTACTCAAAAAGTAG